The Geothrix sp. DNA segment CCGTGGAGCGCGTGAAGGGCTCGGTGTTCGGGAAGGTCAAATGAGTGCCCGGGAGGGGAAAGCCCCGATCTGGCGCCCTCCCGACGCGGCCCCACCCGTGCCCTGGCCCCGCATCGCCGAGAGCCTGCGGCTCCCGCAGCTCGGCCCGAATCCCCACAAGCTGAGCCCCCGCATCCCGGAGGATCCGCGGCGGGCGGCCGTGGGGGTGATCCTCTGGGGCGACGCCGAGGGGGCCCGCAAGGTGGTGCTGGTCCAGCGCGGCTTCGGCGCCCCCCATCATCCCGGCGAGGTCGCCTTCCCCGGGGGCATGGTGGAGCCCAGGGACCGCGATCTGCCCGCCACGGCCCGGCGGGAGGTGGCCGAGGAGCTCGGCATCGCCGAAGGCCTCTGGGAGCTGGGCTGCTTCCCGGATGGCGTCGCCAAGGCCCGGGTACGGTTCACGCCGGTGTTCTTCCGTTGGGAGGTGGCTGAGCCCCGCTTCCGCCTGGACCGGGAGCTGGAACAGGTCCTCATGATCCCCCTGGCGCCCCTCATGGCGGCCCCCTGGACCCACGAGAGCTTCGAGCGCCACGGGCTCGCCCTGGAGATCCCCCGTCTGGAGCTGCCCCAGGCCCCGCTCTGGGGCGCCACGGCCTTCGTCCTCAAGGCCTGGCTGGACGTGCTGGCTGGCGTCCAGCCACAGACGGCTGACCCCAATTAGGCTGGCGTACCTCGTGGAGTGGGTTCACCCTGGGTGCTGTTTCAGCGTCACCTGCCCATAGGAGTCCCCGATGCGACTGCTGCGTTCCCTCGCCCTCGGTGCCGCGCTCGCCGCAGTGCCCCTTGCCCTCACCTTCGGCTGCGACCGGAAATCCGGCGCGGAGGCCGAGACCAAGGACCTGGTCAAGAAGGTGACCGAGGCCGAGAAGGCCGAGAGCCAGGCCCAGGGCGCCGCCAAGGCCCAGTCCGAGGCCATGGCCAAGGCCGGCCTCCAGCCCGGGGCCAGCGTGCAGCTCAGCGAGGCCCAGCGGGCCCTGCTCGAGACCCGCGTCAAGGCCGAGAAGGACAACGGCGTCGCCGCGCTCCTCCAGGAGATCCTGGACCGGGACAAGCAGATCGGCGAGCTGAACGCCAAGGTCGCCAAGCTGCGGGCCGACCTGCCCAGGCCCCAGGTGGCCGGCGAGAAGGACAACCACTTCGCCATGGCCGTGCGCTACCTGAAGGGCCGCGGTCTCGGCGAGGAGAAGGCCAAGGAGGTGGCCGCCCGCGCCAACCTGATGGAGGAGCTGCAGCCGGGCTGGCAGGTCTATCACCAGTACGTGGACGGCACCTACCTCACCACCGTCACCCAGGGCAAGGCCACGGTCAGCCCCTCCGAATACGTCCGCACCCAGCGGGCCGCCCTGGTGCGCGACAAGGAGGACACCATGCTCATCGCCCACGGCCTCGCCGACGAGGTGGAGAGCCTGGTGGCCCAGCGGGTGAAGGTGCAGGAGGAGGTCGATGCGCTGCGCTCGGAGAAGACCACGCTGATGTCCCAGGTGAACGAGCTCAGCACCCTGAGCCAGACCCAGAAGTCGAAGCTCAACGCCATGCACTACCTGGTGGGTCGCCGGAAGCAGCTGGAGGAGGATGGCGTGATCGTGGTGCCCGTCTTCGCCAAGGACCGCATGGGCCCCAAGGCCGTGGCCGCGAAGTTCGACAAGGACCTGGCCCTGGATGGCCCCAGCCCCGAGGTCACCATCAGGGCCGCGGACCTGGGCCTGAAGACCCTCAGCAAGGTGAGCGTCATCCCCGGTTCCCTGGAGAAGGACCGGCACTACGCCGTGGTGATCTCCGAGGACCGCACCACCGCCAGGGTCCGCATCCTGGACGCCGAGCGCCTCCGCAACGACCGGGTGGTCTTCGCCGTGGCGGACTGAGCCCGGCCCCCACCCTGCCCCGCAGCGCCCGGCTTCGTCCGGGCGCTACTTTTTTTCCGCCTTCACACTGCCGTCCTTCTCCAGGTACTTGTCAGGGTCCTTCTGTAGGGCAGCGCCGCAGTGCTTGCTGCAGACCCGGTATTCCTG contains these protein-coding regions:
- a CDS encoding NUDIX hydrolase, which codes for MSAREGKAPIWRPPDAAPPVPWPRIAESLRLPQLGPNPHKLSPRIPEDPRRAAVGVILWGDAEGARKVVLVQRGFGAPHHPGEVAFPGGMVEPRDRDLPATARREVAEELGIAEGLWELGCFPDGVAKARVRFTPVFFRWEVAEPRFRLDRELEQVLMIPLAPLMAAPWTHESFERHGLALEIPRLELPQAPLWGATAFVLKAWLDVLAGVQPQTADPN